Proteins from a single region of Nomia melanderi isolate GNS246 chromosome 11, iyNomMela1, whole genome shotgun sequence:
- the Frl gene encoding formin-like protein isoform X4, with protein MMRHEQRLLECHTSSEEKLQTAGSGDTSPLNNGCLRPPLHELKDSPGVKRRSRHVARLNMGEAKDDIHVCILCMRAIMNNKYGFNMVIQHREAINCIALSLMHKSLRTKALVLELLAAICLVKGGHEIILSAFDNFKEVCAERRRFTTLMAYFTQYDSFHIEFMVACMQFVNIVVHSVEDMNFRVHLQYEFTKLGLDEYLEKLRHTESEDLQVQISAYLDNVFDVAALMEDSETKTAALEKVAELEDELGHAHDRMAELERESLAKLAELETELGALKVEYAEAVDARRLVEEELTALKRQKQDSARRQSVLENKIIELETLTGTLTKGSTANLRNGSVTSPLNNSDNTSSPTFNSTPSPTSAQSPPPAPAPPPPPPPPCPPPPPMASLSPGDQKLPPPAPIPPPPAGMMQAPDGAMTIKRKVQTKYKLPTLNWIALKPNQVRGTIFNELDDDRLHNYIDFSDFEERFKIGMGGHIANGTNEIDGLHSFPSKRFKKPENVSLLEHTRLRNIAISRRKMEMPVEKVISAVNALDLKVLSLENVELLQRMVPTDQEIKAYREYVIEKKNVNLLTEEDKFLMQLGKVERISTKLSIMNYIGNFFDNLHLITPQIYAVISASSSVKSSKKLRAVLEIILAFGNYLNSSKRGPAYGFKLQSLDTLLDTKSTDKRMCLLHYIVATIRVKFPELINFESELMYIDKAATVSLENITTDVHELEKGMDLVRKEFELRGKEKHNTVLRDFLNNSEEKLRRLKSDARAAGEAFRECVEFFGESPRQVDANTFFSLLVRFARAFKAADQENEQRRRLEAAAAEALNTSEEVIKRNKLNQKKQQDAVINELKNKTRLVQEKKLLQQDEVYNGALEDILLGLRSEPYRRADAVRRSQRRRIDNHRLSRTAEELEL; from the exons ATGATGAGGCACGAGCAGCGTCTTTTAGAATGTCACACGAGTTCCGAAGAAAAATTGCAAACCG CTGGTTCTGGGGACACCTCACCCCTAAATAATGGATGCCTCAGGCCACCCCTTCACGAGCTTAAGGATAGTCCTGGTGTTAAAAGGAGATCTCGGCACGTGGCTCGTTTGAATATGGGTGAAGCGAAAGATGATATTCACGTTTGCATACTGTGCATGCGTGCCATCATGAATAATAAG taTGGCTTCAATATGGTTATTCAGCATCGGGAAGCGATCAATTGCATCGCGCTTAGCTTAATGCACAAGAGTCTAAG GACGAAAGCCCTAGTGTTAGAACTTCTTGCTGCGATCTGTCTCGTGAAGGGTGGCCATGAAATTATACTGTCGGCGTTTGACAATTTCAAGGAAGTGTGTGCGGAAAGGCGAAGATTTACAACGCTGATGGCGTACTTCACGCAATACGACAGTTTTCACATAGAATTCATGGTCGCTTGTATGCAGTTCGTGAATATCGTTGTTCATTCGGTAGAAGATATGAATTTCAGGGTACATTTGCAATATGAATTCACTAAACTCGGATTGGACGAGTATCTGGAGAAACTTAGGCATACAGAGAGCGAGGATTTGCAG GTTCAAATCTCTGCGTATTTAGATAATGTATTTGATGTAGCTGCCTTAATGGAAGACAGCGAAACAAAGACTGCCGCTTTAGAAAAAGTTGCTGAACTAGAAGATGAACTTGGTCAC GCACACGACAGAATGGCAGAATTGGAAAGGGAATCCCTCGCGAAATTAGCGGAGTTAGAGACTGAACTAGGTGCATTAAAAGTAGAATATGCCGAAGCGGTGGACGCTCGTCGATTAGTTGAAGAGGAACTGACTGCCTTGAAAAGACAGAAGCAGGACTCGGCTCGAAGGCAAAGCGTCTTGGAAAACAAAATCATCGAATTAGAAACCCTTACGGGTACACTTACCAAAGGTTCTACGG CGAATCTTCGAAATGGATCTGTGACGAGTCCTCTGAATAATTCAGACAACACATCGTCGCCTACGTTTAACTCGACTCCGTCGCCAACATCTGCACAAAGTCCACCGCCAGCTCCTGCGCCACCTCCGCCACCGCCGCCTCCGTGTCCGCCACCGCCTCCTATGGCATCTCTTTCTCCAGGAGACCAAAAATTACCACCACCTGCACCTATACCTCCACCACCTGCCGGTATGATGCAAGCACCAGATGGAGCAATGACTATTAAACGAAAG GTTCAAACGAAGTACAAACTTCCCACACTCAACTGGATTGCCCTAAAGCCTAACCAAGTTCGAGGTACCATATTCAACGAATTGGATGATGATCGATTGCATAATTATATAGACTTCTCCGACTTTGAAGAACGATTTAAAATTGGTATGGGTGGTCACATAGCTAACGGTACCAACGAAATTGACGGACTTCATAGTTTTCCTAGTAAACGATTCAAGAAACCGGAAAATGTATCTCTTTTGGAGCATACTAGATTACGAAATATTG CTATATCgcgaagaaaaatggaaatgcCAGTAGAAAAAGTCATTTCAGCCGTGAATGCACTTGACCTGAAAGTACTTTCGCTGGAAAACGTGGAGTTGCTACAACGTATGGTGCCTACAGATCAAGAA ATTAAAGCATATAGAGAGTATGTCATAGAGAAGAAGAATGTCAATCTTCTAACTGAGGAGgataaatttttaatgcaaCTTGGTAAAGTCGAAAGGATATCGACTAAGTTGTCTATTATGAATTATATTGGAAACTTTTTTGACAATTTACACCTCATTACTCCACAAATATATGCTGTGATATCTGCATCGAGTTCAGTTAAGAGCTCGAAGAAACTGAGGGCAGTATTAGAAATTATCCTTGCTTTCGGGAACTACTTAAACAGTAGCAAACGAGGGCCAGCATATGGATTTAAATTGCAGAGCTTAGATACATTACTTGACACGAAATCAACGGATAAGAGAATGTGTCTCTTACACTATATTGTAGCTACAATACGGGTTAAGTTTCCGGaacttattaattttgaatCTGAACTTATGTATATCGATAAAGCTGCGACAG tttcattagaaaatataactACAGACGTCCATGAATTAGAGAAGGGTATGGATCTTGTAAGAAAAGAATTCGAGCTTCGTGGTAAAGAGAAACATAACACAGTACTACGAGATTTCTTAAATAACTCCGAAGAAAAGTTACGTCGGTTAAAATCTGATGCTCGTGCTGCTGGTGAAGCGTTTCGAGAATGCGTTGAATTCTTCGGGGAAAGTCCGAGACAAGTCGACGCAAATACATTCTTCTCTCTCCTTGTTAGATTCGCAAGAGCATTTAAG GCTGCAGATCAGGAAAATGAACAACGTCGTAGGTTGGAAGCTGCTGCTGCGGAAGCTTTGAATACCTCAGAGGAAGTCATTAAACGAAATAAGTTAAATCAAAAGAAACAACag
- the Frl gene encoding formin-like protein isoform X3, with the protein MGIVQSRAGESDGGVREVFIGGVKGGAPHQSCQASLGMGSLGGPHARSGSVRGAPRQPMPDAVELERRFTKVLASMDLPPDKAKLLKQYDNEKKWDIICDQERVQAKDPPSHYLAKLRTYLDPKASRSHRTYRFLAFFQKRKIVGESTSTQVLRDLEISLRTNHIEWVREFLDEENQGLDALIDYLSFRLLMMRHEQRLLECHTSSEEKLQTAGSGDTSPLNNGCLRPPLHELKDSPGVKRRSRHVARLNMGEAKDDIHVCILCMRAIMNNKYGFNMVIQHREAINCIALSLMHKSLRTKALVLELLAAICLVKGGHEIILSAFDNFKEVCAERRRFTTLMAYFTQYDSFHIEFMVACMQFVNIVVHSVEDMNFRVHLQYEFTKLGLDEYLEKLRHTESEDLQVQISAYLDNVFDVAALMEDSETKTAALEKVAELEDELGHAHDRMAELERESLAKLAELETELGALKVEYAEAVDARRLVEEELTALKRQKQDSARRQSVLENKIIELETLTGTLTKGSTANLRNGSVTSPLNNSDNTSSPTFNSTPSPTSAQSPPPAPAPPPPPPPPCPPPPPMASLSPGDQKLPPPAPIPPPPAGMMQAPDGAMTIKRKVQTKYKLPTLNWIALKPNQVRGTIFNELDDDRLHNYIDFSDFEERFKIGMGGHIANGTNEIDGLHSFPSKRFKKPENVSLLEHTRLRNIAISRRKMEMPVEKVISAVNALDLKVLSLENVELLQRMVPTDQEIKAYREYVIEKKNVNLLTEEDKFLMQLGKVERISTKLSIMNYIGNFFDNLHLITPQIYAVISASSSVKSSKKLRAVLEIILAFGNYLNSSKRGPAYGFKLQSLDTLLDTKSTDKRMCLLHYIVATIRVKFPELINFESELMYIDKAATVSLENITTDVHELEKGMDLVRKEFELRGKEKHNTVLRDFLNNSEEKLRRLKSDARAAGEAFRECVEFFGESPRQVDANTFFSLLVRFARAFKAADQENEQRRRLEAAAAEALNTSEEVIKRNKLNQKKQQSPKFCCNTNKSLLHRHLNELELRT; encoded by the exons GAAAGAGTGCAAGCGAAGGATCCACCGTCGCACTACTTAGCAAAATTACGTACCTACCTAGATCCAAAAGCATCGCGGAGCCATCGA ACGTATCGTTTCCTTGCGTTTTTCCAGAAGAGAAAAATAGTCGGGGAATCGACATCGACACAAGTACTCCGGGATTTGGAAATCTCTTTACGAACGAATCATATAGA ATGGGTGAGGGAATTTCTAGACGAGGAGAACCAAGGCTTAGATGCCCTGATAGACTACCTCAGCTTCAGGTTACTCATGATGAGGCACGAGCAGCGTCTTTTAGAATGTCACACGAGTTCCGAAGAAAAATTGCAAACCG CTGGTTCTGGGGACACCTCACCCCTAAATAATGGATGCCTCAGGCCACCCCTTCACGAGCTTAAGGATAGTCCTGGTGTTAAAAGGAGATCTCGGCACGTGGCTCGTTTGAATATGGGTGAAGCGAAAGATGATATTCACGTTTGCATACTGTGCATGCGTGCCATCATGAATAATAAG taTGGCTTCAATATGGTTATTCAGCATCGGGAAGCGATCAATTGCATCGCGCTTAGCTTAATGCACAAGAGTCTAAG GACGAAAGCCCTAGTGTTAGAACTTCTTGCTGCGATCTGTCTCGTGAAGGGTGGCCATGAAATTATACTGTCGGCGTTTGACAATTTCAAGGAAGTGTGTGCGGAAAGGCGAAGATTTACAACGCTGATGGCGTACTTCACGCAATACGACAGTTTTCACATAGAATTCATGGTCGCTTGTATGCAGTTCGTGAATATCGTTGTTCATTCGGTAGAAGATATGAATTTCAGGGTACATTTGCAATATGAATTCACTAAACTCGGATTGGACGAGTATCTGGAGAAACTTAGGCATACAGAGAGCGAGGATTTGCAG GTTCAAATCTCTGCGTATTTAGATAATGTATTTGATGTAGCTGCCTTAATGGAAGACAGCGAAACAAAGACTGCCGCTTTAGAAAAAGTTGCTGAACTAGAAGATGAACTTGGTCAC GCACACGACAGAATGGCAGAATTGGAAAGGGAATCCCTCGCGAAATTAGCGGAGTTAGAGACTGAACTAGGTGCATTAAAAGTAGAATATGCCGAAGCGGTGGACGCTCGTCGATTAGTTGAAGAGGAACTGACTGCCTTGAAAAGACAGAAGCAGGACTCGGCTCGAAGGCAAAGCGTCTTGGAAAACAAAATCATCGAATTAGAAACCCTTACGGGTACACTTACCAAAGGTTCTACGG CGAATCTTCGAAATGGATCTGTGACGAGTCCTCTGAATAATTCAGACAACACATCGTCGCCTACGTTTAACTCGACTCCGTCGCCAACATCTGCACAAAGTCCACCGCCAGCTCCTGCGCCACCTCCGCCACCGCCGCCTCCGTGTCCGCCACCGCCTCCTATGGCATCTCTTTCTCCAGGAGACCAAAAATTACCACCACCTGCACCTATACCTCCACCACCTGCCGGTATGATGCAAGCACCAGATGGAGCAATGACTATTAAACGAAAG GTTCAAACGAAGTACAAACTTCCCACACTCAACTGGATTGCCCTAAAGCCTAACCAAGTTCGAGGTACCATATTCAACGAATTGGATGATGATCGATTGCATAATTATATAGACTTCTCCGACTTTGAAGAACGATTTAAAATTGGTATGGGTGGTCACATAGCTAACGGTACCAACGAAATTGACGGACTTCATAGTTTTCCTAGTAAACGATTCAAGAAACCGGAAAATGTATCTCTTTTGGAGCATACTAGATTACGAAATATTG CTATATCgcgaagaaaaatggaaatgcCAGTAGAAAAAGTCATTTCAGCCGTGAATGCACTTGACCTGAAAGTACTTTCGCTGGAAAACGTGGAGTTGCTACAACGTATGGTGCCTACAGATCAAGAA ATTAAAGCATATAGAGAGTATGTCATAGAGAAGAAGAATGTCAATCTTCTAACTGAGGAGgataaatttttaatgcaaCTTGGTAAAGTCGAAAGGATATCGACTAAGTTGTCTATTATGAATTATATTGGAAACTTTTTTGACAATTTACACCTCATTACTCCACAAATATATGCTGTGATATCTGCATCGAGTTCAGTTAAGAGCTCGAAGAAACTGAGGGCAGTATTAGAAATTATCCTTGCTTTCGGGAACTACTTAAACAGTAGCAAACGAGGGCCAGCATATGGATTTAAATTGCAGAGCTTAGATACATTACTTGACACGAAATCAACGGATAAGAGAATGTGTCTCTTACACTATATTGTAGCTACAATACGGGTTAAGTTTCCGGaacttattaattttgaatCTGAACTTATGTATATCGATAAAGCTGCGACAG tttcattagaaaatataactACAGACGTCCATGAATTAGAGAAGGGTATGGATCTTGTAAGAAAAGAATTCGAGCTTCGTGGTAAAGAGAAACATAACACAGTACTACGAGATTTCTTAAATAACTCCGAAGAAAAGTTACGTCGGTTAAAATCTGATGCTCGTGCTGCTGGTGAAGCGTTTCGAGAATGCGTTGAATTCTTCGGGGAAAGTCCGAGACAAGTCGACGCAAATACATTCTTCTCTCTCCTTGTTAGATTCGCAAGAGCATTTAAG GCTGCAGATCAGGAAAATGAACAACGTCGTAGGTTGGAAGCTGCTGCTGCGGAAGCTTTGAATACCTCAGAGGAAGTCATTAAACGAAATAAGTTAAATCAAAAGAAACAACag TCACCGAAATTTTGCTGTAACACGAACAAGAGTCTGTTACACCGGCATCTTAATGAACTGGAGCTCAGAACGTAA